The Armatimonadota bacterium genome has a window encoding:
- a CDS encoding L-fucose/L-arabinose isomerase family protein, producing MATFGVIVGNRGFFPSHLCEGGRRDILATLEKQGIKAIALTPEDSSYGAVETLADARKCAELFRAHRDEIDGIILTLPNFGEERTIVNSIHWAELNVPVLVQATPDDFSRMTIKDRRDSFCGKMSSCNNLRQYGIPYSLTKSHTVSPTSEEFAHDLQTFAATCRVVKALKHARIGAIGARPAAFNTVRYSEKLLQASGITVETLDLSEVLGRIKNLSDTDPIVTNKLDAIREYTTVEGVAHEPLIKMAKLGAVIDKYVEENDLSATAIQCWTAMEEFYGVVPCTIMSMMSDSLMPSACETDIAGLIGMYVLQSASGRASAILDWNNNYGNDPDKAVLFHCSNLPKSFFLEHHMDYQEIIAGTVGQDNTYGTIVGRIAPGPFTYARVSTDDTMGMIRAFVGEGTFTDDKLLTFGGYGVVHIPRFQDLLQFICRNGFEHHVATTKAQVADAVEEALTTYMDWDVYRHEA from the coding sequence ATGGCAACGTTTGGAGTTATCGTAGGCAATCGCGGCTTCTTCCCCTCCCACCTGTGTGAAGGTGGCCGACGGGACATCCTGGCGACTTTGGAGAAGCAGGGTATCAAGGCAATCGCCCTCACGCCCGAGGACAGCAGTTATGGAGCCGTTGAGACGCTGGCGGACGCACGAAAATGCGCCGAGCTGTTTCGGGCGCATCGCGACGAGATCGACGGGATCATCCTCACGCTGCCGAACTTCGGCGAGGAGCGCACCATCGTCAATAGCATTCACTGGGCGGAGCTGAACGTCCCTGTCCTGGTCCAGGCAACGCCCGATGATTTCTCGCGCATGACAATCAAGGATCGCCGCGATTCGTTCTGCGGCAAGATGTCCAGCTGCAACAACCTGCGCCAGTATGGCATCCCGTATTCGCTCACCAAGTCGCATACGGTTTCGCCGACGAGCGAGGAATTTGCACATGACCTCCAGACCTTCGCCGCAACCTGTCGCGTGGTGAAGGCCCTGAAGCACGCGCGCATCGGCGCGATAGGCGCCCGGCCTGCGGCGTTCAATACGGTCCGGTACAGCGAAAAGCTGCTGCAAGCGAGCGGCATCACCGTCGAGACGCTTGACCTTTCCGAGGTCCTCGGACGCATCAAGAACCTGTCGGATACCGATCCCATCGTAACGAACAAGCTGGATGCGATCCGCGAGTACACAACAGTTGAGGGAGTCGCCCACGAGCCGCTGATCAAGATGGCCAAACTCGGCGCGGTGATCGACAAATACGTTGAGGAAAACGACCTGTCCGCGACCGCCATCCAGTGCTGGACGGCGATGGAAGAGTTCTACGGTGTCGTTCCCTGCACGATCATGAGCATGATGAGCGACAGCCTGATGCCCAGCGCGTGCGAAACGGACATCGCCGGCCTCATTGGCATGTATGTGCTCCAGTCCGCGTCCGGCCGGGCTTCGGCGATTCTGGACTGGAACAACAACTACGGCAACGACCCCGACAAGGCGGTTCTGTTCCACTGCTCCAACCTGCCCAAGTCATTCTTCCTCGAGCACCATATGGACTACCAGGAGATCATCGCCGGAACGGTTGGCCAAGACAACACGTACGGCACGATTGTTGGCCGGATTGCCCCAGGGCCGTTCACCTATGCCCGCGTCTCAACGGACGATACGATGGGGATGATCCGCGCGTTCGTGGGTGAGGGAACGTTCACCGATGACAAGCTTCTGACCTTTGGCGGATACGGCGTGGTGCACATTCCGCGCTTCCAGGACCTCCTCCAGTTCATCTGCCGCAACGGCTTCGAACATCACGTGGCCACCACCAAAGCCCAGGTGGCGGATGCCGTGGAGGAAGCGCTCACCACCTATATGGACTGGGACGTCTATCGTCACGAAGCTTGA